In Nitrospira sp., the following are encoded in one genomic region:
- a CDS encoding universal stress protein, producing the protein MTTEDGQFPVRKTLTMKQELPISRSTPQPALPKRADRSKVGRRSSTDRSNLSIRILVAVDGSKDSIRAVKYVGRLLRSTSGVNVTLFHVLNPLPPVLREHGGSEDPVREEQLGKQLRKDRKTWYRKEQKLESNILSKAHQTLEGTGFPASRIRLKFGEEDNVVGTILEEARKGRYQTIVVGRHGVSGLKKLFFGGITRKLLQQATGYAVWIVE; encoded by the coding sequence ATGACGACCGAAGATGGTCAATTTCCTGTTCGCAAGACGTTGACCATGAAGCAGGAGTTGCCCATCTCTCGTTCCACCCCTCAGCCTGCATTGCCGAAGCGAGCCGACCGGAGCAAGGTCGGGCGGCGGTCCTCAACCGATCGGAGCAACCTTTCCATTCGGATTCTCGTTGCGGTTGACGGCTCCAAGGATTCAATCAGGGCGGTGAAATATGTGGGACGGCTACTCCGTTCTACTTCCGGTGTGAACGTGACGCTCTTTCATGTTCTTAACCCACTGCCACCGGTTTTACGGGAGCATGGAGGATCCGAAGATCCTGTTCGTGAGGAACAGTTAGGCAAGCAACTCAGGAAAGATCGGAAGACCTGGTATCGGAAGGAGCAGAAGCTGGAATCCAATATTTTGTCGAAGGCTCATCAGACGCTCGAGGGGACCGGTTTTCCTGCTTCTCGGATCCGCCTGAAGTTCGGCGAGGAAGACAATGTCGTCGGAACTATTCTTGAAGAGGCTCGAAAGGGTCGTTATCAGACCATCGTAGTCGGTCGGCACGGCGTGTCAGGTCTGAAAAAACTCTTTTTTGGCGGCATCACGCGGAAGC
- a CDS encoding response regulator transcription factor: MFKILIADDFPVLREGVKEVLSNVMSVTIGEAADIPGMLQLIRTQPWDVVVLDVNMPGGSSVNALRDVKREYPRLPVLVLSMYPEEQYALRMFKAGANGYLTKTAIPTELVQAVKKVLGGGNYVTPRIAEQLAVAYGFPTRHRDQLSNRELEVLRLIASGKTGTEIAAELSLSVTTIITYRARILEKLHLRNNMELTRYALEQKLVV, encoded by the coding sequence ATGTTTAAGATTCTGATTGCCGATGATTTCCCCGTCCTCCGGGAAGGCGTCAAAGAGGTCTTGAGCAACGTCATGTCTGTCACAATCGGAGAAGCCGCCGACATCCCGGGAATGCTTCAGCTCATCAGGACTCAACCTTGGGATGTCGTCGTCCTGGATGTCAATATGCCGGGTGGGAGCTCAGTCAACGCGCTTCGTGACGTCAAACGCGAGTATCCCAGGCTTCCGGTTCTTGTGTTGAGCATGTATCCGGAGGAACAGTACGCGCTACGGATGTTTAAGGCCGGCGCCAATGGATACCTCACCAAAACGGCCATTCCCACCGAATTGGTGCAAGCCGTCAAGAAAGTCCTCGGCGGCGGCAACTACGTCACCCCGCGGATTGCCGAGCAACTGGCCGTCGCCTACGGATTCCCCACCAGGCATCGCGACCAACTCAGCAACCGTGAGCTGGAGGTCTTGCGCCTGATCGCCTCGGGCAAGACCGGCACGGAGATCGCCGCCGAACTGTCTCTGAGCGTGACGACCATCATCACCTATCGGGCGCGCATTCTCGAGAAACTCCACCTGAGAAACAACATGGAGCTCACGCGATACGCGCTGGAACAGAAGCTGGTTGTGTGA
- the glgP gene encoding alpha-glucan family phosphorylase gives MSKHPLVMLRALPDELEPLAELALDVRWTWDHTSDKLWTMLDPDIWSQTRNPRAVLQYAPHERLEQAAHDSVFREELQQVVAARRRYLAESGWCRERYSPQALKTIAYFSMEFGLGEALPLYAGGLGILAGDMLKTASDLDVPMAGIGLLYQEGYFRQLLDGHGWQIEAFPYNDPLSLPVQPALLPTGEWLRVPLELPGRTVFLRVWFVQVGRTTLYLLDSNDQLNSAFDRGITSKLYDARPELRLIQEMVLGIGGWRALLALGIEADICHLNEGHAAFAVLERARSYMQKTGQSFAEAWCATRAGTIFTTHTPVAAGFDAFPSDLIRRSFRDYVAQLGMTMEELLQLGRKNPQNLEEPFTMAALAIRGSLLANGVSKLHGAVSRRLFQPFYPRWPEQEVPVTSVTNGVHVPSWDSEWADRLWTETCGKERWRGSLEELPKAIHDVSDEDLWKLRAQGRQALVTYARQRLVHQYQLLSIDPEAVSAIRQALDPQALTIGFARRFTAYKRPTLLLHDPERLARLLNHPNRPVQLVVAGKAHPQDEEGKQLVQRFVRFARSPVVRQRVIFIADYDMVLAQHLVQGVDLWINTPRRPWEACGTSGMKVLVNGGLNLSEQDGWWAEAYGPEVGWALGDGREHDDAGWDVVEAEQLYDLLERQIVPEFYMQDARGISCRWVARIRESMARLTTAFSSNRMLREYVEALYLPATRNYRKRTAEGGSLAKQLLAWQAALHQHWSSIRFGEVRITREGELWRFLVPVHLGGLAPTAVRVELYADPEEGQDRLCRLLVREETASTAPGWYLYQGSVRSDRPADHFTPRVVPAHQEATVPIEAPHIAWAR, from the coding sequence ATGAGTAAGCACCCATTAGTGATGCTCCGCGCACTTCCTGATGAGTTGGAACCCCTCGCGGAACTGGCGCTCGATGTCAGATGGACGTGGGACCATACCAGCGACAAACTGTGGACCATGCTTGATCCCGATATCTGGAGCCAGACGCGCAATCCTCGGGCGGTGCTCCAGTATGCTCCGCACGAACGGTTGGAACAAGCCGCGCACGATTCGGTATTCAGAGAGGAACTGCAACAGGTTGTCGCTGCGAGACGCAGATATCTCGCCGAGAGCGGGTGGTGTCGCGAACGCTATTCTCCGCAGGCCCTCAAGACGATCGCCTATTTCAGCATGGAGTTCGGACTGGGTGAGGCGCTTCCGCTGTATGCCGGTGGCTTGGGTATTTTGGCCGGAGATATGTTGAAGACGGCCAGCGATCTCGACGTACCGATGGCCGGGATCGGCCTCCTCTATCAAGAGGGATATTTCCGCCAACTCCTGGATGGTCACGGCTGGCAAATCGAGGCCTTTCCATACAACGATCCCCTCAGTCTGCCGGTTCAACCGGCCTTGCTCCCCACGGGCGAATGGCTTCGCGTCCCACTCGAGCTGCCGGGTCGCACCGTATTTCTTCGTGTCTGGTTCGTGCAGGTTGGACGAACCACGTTATACTTGCTGGACAGCAACGACCAGCTCAACAGCGCGTTCGACCGAGGTATTACGAGCAAACTCTACGACGCTCGACCCGAACTCCGCCTGATTCAGGAAATGGTGTTGGGCATCGGTGGTTGGCGTGCACTCCTCGCTCTGGGCATTGAGGCGGACATCTGCCATCTCAATGAAGGGCACGCGGCCTTTGCGGTGTTGGAACGGGCTCGGAGTTACATGCAAAAAACCGGGCAATCCTTCGCAGAAGCCTGGTGCGCGACGAGAGCCGGCACAATCTTTACCACACACACCCCGGTGGCGGCGGGTTTCGACGCCTTTCCGTCCGACCTGATCCGACGGTCTTTCCGGGACTATGTGGCGCAATTGGGAATGACGATGGAAGAGTTGCTCCAGTTGGGCCGGAAGAATCCGCAGAATCTGGAGGAGCCTTTCACCATGGCGGCGCTGGCCATACGAGGAAGTCTCTTGGCGAACGGAGTCAGCAAACTGCACGGCGCGGTCAGCCGCCGGCTGTTTCAACCGTTCTACCCGCGATGGCCGGAACAGGAAGTGCCTGTGACGTCTGTGACCAACGGAGTGCATGTGCCCTCGTGGGATTCGGAGTGGGCGGATAGGCTCTGGACAGAAACCTGCGGCAAAGAGCGGTGGCGAGGATCCTTGGAGGAATTACCCAAGGCGATCCACGATGTATCGGACGAAGACCTCTGGAAGTTGCGCGCACAAGGCCGGCAAGCTCTCGTGACCTATGCACGCCAACGGCTCGTGCATCAATATCAATTGCTCAGTATCGATCCCGAAGCGGTCTCGGCGATCCGGCAGGCTCTCGACCCTCAGGCCTTGACGATCGGATTCGCCCGGCGATTCACAGCCTATAAACGTCCCACGTTGTTGCTCCATGATCCCGAACGGTTGGCCCGGCTCCTGAACCACCCCAACCGACCGGTCCAACTTGTGGTGGCGGGAAAGGCTCATCCACAGGATGAGGAGGGCAAGCAACTCGTTCAACGGTTCGTGCGTTTCGCGCGCTCGCCGGTGGTTCGCCAGCGGGTCATTTTTATCGCAGATTACGACATGGTCTTGGCTCAGCATCTGGTGCAAGGCGTGGACCTGTGGATCAACACGCCGAGGCGCCCATGGGAAGCATGTGGAACAAGCGGGATGAAGGTCCTGGTCAACGGCGGGCTCAACCTTTCTGAGCAGGACGGCTGGTGGGCCGAGGCCTACGGCCCGGAAGTGGGCTGGGCTTTGGGCGACGGTCGGGAGCACGACGATGCTGGGTGGGACGTCGTCGAGGCGGAGCAGCTGTATGATCTGTTGGAACGGCAGATTGTGCCGGAGTTTTATATGCAGGATGCGCGCGGCATCTCATGCCGGTGGGTCGCTCGGATCAGAGAAAGCATGGCCCGACTCACCACCGCTTTCAGCAGCAATCGTATGTTGCGCGAGTACGTAGAGGCCCTCTACCTTCCTGCGACCCGGAACTATCGCAAGCGGACGGCGGAAGGCGGGAGCCTGGCGAAACAGCTTCTTGCTTGGCAAGCTGCGCTGCATCAACACTGGTCGAGCATCCGCTTTGGAGAAGTCCGAATCACGCGTGAAGGTGAGTTGTGGCGCTTCTTGGTACCGGTTCATTTAGGCGGGCTGGCCCCCACCGCTGTCCGGGTCGAACTCTATGCCGATCCGGAAGAAGGACAAGATCGCCTATGTCGGTTGCTCGTCAGAGAGGAAACAGCATCGACCGCACCGGGTTGGTATCTCTACCAGGGGAGCGTCCGGTCCGATCGGCCGGCGGACCACTTTACTCCGCGCGTCGTGCCTGCCCACCAGGAGGCGACGGTTCCGATCGAAGCCCCCCACATCGCATGGGCCCGGTAG
- the gnd gene encoding decarboxylating 6-phosphogluconate dehydrogenase, producing MELGLIGLGRMGSNMTRRLMRAGHRCVVYDIHPEAVQALAKEGAHGVGSLKDFVHHLPKPRIIWLMVPAGAVDRTLSGLVPLLDRDDIVIDGGNSHYHDDIRRATDLSPKGIHYVDVGTSGGVWGLDRGFCLMIGGDKDSVQRLAPIFAALAPGMKAAPRTTGREKVGGTAEQGYLHCGPSGAGHFVKMVHNGIEYGLMAAYTEGLNILRHADVGNRPPPPDAETAPLRYPDHYRYTFDLADIAEVWRRGSVISSWLLDLTASALTESPDLSQFSGRVSDSGEGRWTINAALDEAVPVPVLSAALYQRFSSRGEAEFADKVLSAMRREFGGHEEKGVRTAGA from the coding sequence ATGGAACTCGGACTGATCGGACTCGGCAGGATGGGCTCAAACATGACGCGACGACTGATGCGAGCCGGCCATCGCTGCGTCGTATACGATATCCATCCGGAAGCTGTGCAAGCGCTGGCCAAGGAAGGAGCGCACGGAGTCGGCTCGCTCAAAGACTTCGTCCATCATCTGCCCAAGCCCCGCATCATCTGGTTGATGGTGCCGGCCGGTGCGGTGGACCGAACATTGAGCGGTCTTGTTCCGCTCCTTGATCGCGACGATATCGTCATCGACGGAGGGAACTCCCACTATCATGATGACATTCGGCGCGCAACAGACCTGTCACCCAAAGGCATTCACTATGTGGATGTCGGGACGAGTGGAGGTGTCTGGGGACTCGACCGTGGCTTCTGTCTGATGATCGGTGGCGACAAGGACAGCGTCCAGCGGCTCGCCCCTATCTTCGCCGCCTTGGCTCCCGGCATGAAAGCCGCTCCCCGCACAACGGGCCGCGAGAAAGTGGGCGGCACCGCCGAGCAGGGCTACCTCCATTGTGGGCCAAGCGGTGCCGGCCACTTCGTGAAGATGGTGCACAACGGAATCGAGTACGGACTCATGGCGGCGTACACGGAGGGACTGAACATCCTGCGTCACGCCGATGTCGGAAACCGCCCGCCCCCTCCCGATGCTGAGACTGCTCCACTGCGGTATCCCGATCACTATCGGTACACCTTCGATCTGGCCGACATTGCCGAGGTTTGGCGCAGAGGCAGCGTGATCTCGTCATGGCTCCTCGACCTCACCGCGAGTGCGCTCACCGAGAGTCCTGACCTCTCGCAATTCTCCGGTCGGGTGTCGGACTCCGGGGAGGGACGATGGACCATCAACGCCGCCCTCGACGAGGCGGTTCCCGTTCCTGTCCTGAGCGCGGCGCTCTACCAGCGGTTCAGCTCGCGCGGGGAAGCGGAGTTCGCAGACAAGGTGTTGTCCGCCATGCGGCGTGAGTTCGGAGGACACGAGGAGAAGGGGGTTAGAACAGCGGGAGCCTGA
- the tkt gene encoding transketolase: MTQDNRLDMLCINTIRTLAMDAVQAAASGHPGTPMALAPVAYCLWQRFLRFDPKDPIWPNRDRFVLSNGHASMLLYSLLHLCGVKAVNPQYEALGELSVTLDDIKRFRQLDSKCPGHPEYRWTSGIETTTGPLGQGVATSVGMAIAGKWMAEYFNRPDFTMFEYDVYALCGDGCLMEGLSGEAASLAGHLKLSNLCWIYDNNKITIEGHTELAFSEDVATRFIGYGWNVTRVGDANDLAMLDRAYNTFRSTTDRPTLLIVDSHIAYGSPNKQDTHAAHGEPLGEEEIRLTKLNYGWPEDVKFLVPDGVREHFQTVMGKRGHQAREAWMGTFLDYKRRYPNLADQLDRMQHRRLPDGWEKDLPTFPADAKGLASRDSSSKVLNAIAKHVPWLIGGSADLAPSTKTRLTLDGAGDFEAGSYGGRNFHFGIREHAMGAVLNGLSLSKVRPYGSSFLIFSDYARPAIRLSALMELPAIYIFTHDSIGLGEDGPTHQPVEQLASLRAVPNLLVLRPADANEVVEAWRVIMQLRHEPALLVLSRQALPTLDRRHVASASGVAKGAYVLVEGGNGIPDVLLLASGSEVALCVAAAEQLRGDGINARVVSMPCWELFERQSQEYRDLVLPPDVIARVAVEQASTFGWTQYTGRGGAVIGMRTFGASAPLKELQRKFGFTPEQIVAVAKAQVATAQGLTSGLRTP, translated from the coding sequence ATGACTCAGGACAACCGACTTGACATGCTCTGTATCAACACGATTCGCACGCTCGCGATGGACGCGGTGCAGGCCGCCGCTTCGGGCCATCCCGGGACGCCGATGGCGCTGGCACCGGTGGCCTATTGTTTGTGGCAACGGTTTCTGCGGTTCGATCCTAAAGACCCGATCTGGCCGAATCGCGATCGCTTCGTGCTGTCGAACGGCCATGCCTCCATGCTGCTGTATTCGCTGCTGCATCTCTGCGGCGTCAAGGCGGTCAACCCTCAGTACGAGGCGCTGGGGGAACTCTCTGTTACGCTCGACGACATCAAACGCTTCCGCCAGCTCGACAGCAAGTGTCCCGGCCATCCGGAGTACCGATGGACGTCCGGCATTGAGACCACGACGGGCCCGTTGGGCCAGGGAGTCGCGACCAGCGTCGGCATGGCCATCGCGGGCAAGTGGATGGCGGAGTATTTCAATCGCCCGGACTTCACGATGTTTGAGTACGACGTGTACGCCTTGTGCGGCGATGGGTGTCTGATGGAAGGCCTGTCGGGAGAAGCCGCGTCGCTGGCCGGCCATCTCAAACTCTCCAATCTCTGCTGGATTTACGACAATAACAAAATCACGATCGAGGGGCACACCGAGTTGGCCTTCAGCGAAGACGTAGCCACGCGCTTCATCGGCTACGGCTGGAACGTCACACGCGTCGGCGACGCGAATGATCTGGCGATGCTTGACCGAGCGTACAATACGTTCAGGTCCACCACCGACCGACCTACCCTACTCATCGTGGATAGTCACATCGCCTACGGCTCGCCCAACAAGCAGGATACCCACGCGGCGCACGGCGAGCCCCTCGGCGAGGAGGAGATCCGGCTGACCAAGCTCAACTACGGCTGGCCGGAGGACGTCAAATTCCTGGTCCCGGATGGAGTCCGCGAACATTTCCAAACCGTGATGGGCAAGCGCGGACATCAGGCGCGTGAGGCTTGGATGGGGACATTCCTCGACTACAAGCGACGCTATCCGAACCTCGCCGACCAACTCGATCGGATGCAACACCGTCGCCTGCCGGACGGTTGGGAGAAAGACCTGCCGACCTTTCCCGCCGACGCCAAAGGGCTCGCCTCGCGGGATTCATCAAGCAAGGTGTTGAATGCCATCGCCAAGCATGTGCCCTGGTTGATCGGCGGCTCCGCGGATCTGGCGCCCTCGACGAAGACCAGGCTCACGCTCGATGGAGCGGGAGATTTCGAAGCAGGCTCGTACGGAGGTCGAAACTTCCACTTCGGCATCCGTGAACATGCGATGGGCGCTGTACTGAACGGGCTCTCGCTCTCAAAAGTCCGGCCGTACGGGTCCAGCTTCCTGATTTTCAGCGATTACGCCAGGCCGGCGATCCGTCTGTCTGCGCTCATGGAGCTTCCGGCTATTTACATCTTCACCCACGATTCGATTGGATTGGGCGAGGATGGCCCGACCCATCAACCGGTCGAACAGCTGGCCTCGCTCCGAGCCGTCCCGAATCTCCTCGTGCTCCGGCCGGCTGACGCCAACGAAGTGGTCGAGGCTTGGCGAGTCATCATGCAGTTGCGGCACGAGCCGGCGCTGTTGGTCCTGTCGCGGCAGGCGCTGCCGACGCTGGATCGCAGGCACGTCGCCTCGGCTTCCGGTGTCGCCAAGGGAGCGTACGTACTCGTCGAGGGCGGCAATGGAATTCCGGACGTGTTGCTGCTGGCCAGCGGAAGCGAGGTCGCGCTCTGTGTCGCGGCTGCCGAACAGCTGAGGGGCGACGGCATCAACGCTCGCGTGGTGAGCATGCCCTGCTGGGAACTGTTCGAACGACAGAGCCAAGAATACCGCGACCTGGTGCTCCCTCCCGACGTGATCGCGCGTGTCGCTGTCGAACAGGCCTCGACGTTCGGCTGGACACAATACACAGGGCGCGGCGGCGCCGTCATCGGTATGAGAACATTCGGTGCCTCGGCGCCGCTGAAAGAGCTGCAGCGCAAATTCGGTTTTACGCCGGAGCAGATCGTGGCCGTCGCCAAGGCCCAGGTGGCGACTGCACAAGGCTTGACAAGTGGTCTGAGGACACCCTGA
- a CDS encoding bifunctional transaldolase/phosoglucose isomerase produces MTNPLLHLQTFGQSIWLDFIRRGMLLSGEMQRLRDVCGVRGVTSNPSIFEKAIGGSRDYDDRIRALTLKGKASREIYEDLTLDDVQHTADLFRQVYDQTEGRDGFVSLEVSPDLADDATGTVEEARRLWQLLNRPNVMIKVPGTSEGIIAIRQLTAEGINVNITLLFGLSRYREVCEAYLEGLAARMAKGTPLGPVSSVASFFLSRIDILVDSLLDQYRQERNTDKSYHDLLGQTAIACAKAAYGIYNEIFHGDRFRPLAVQGARPQRLLWASTSTKNPRESDVKYVEALIGRDTVNTLTLETLHAYRNHGRPSARLKEGIAEAREVLDRLREIGIDLEKVSDQLEEDGIRKFIMAFDGLMESIERKRMATLKEPLDRQTLMLPEYDSFVQDRLNALERNRFAARCWRKEAGLWKTDAHHQEVIRHSLGWLHVAEKMEDHLDDLSAFAEEICLAGFRRVVHMGMGGSSLAPLVFQRTCPLGADGLPLTVLDTTDPATILKIEQEGPLADTLFIVATKSGTTAEPLAFGDYFFAKMKKIKGLQAGDNFVAITDPDTPLVKQAEERRFRRVFLNFPDTGGRYSALSYFGLVPAALMGINVSELLVRALRMAHANTTCLSIKETPGIVLGAVLGELALHHRDKVTLLTSASLRALGLWLEQLLAESTGKEGTGLLPVADEACGESFVYGEDRLFVSIRTQDEHDESLDRSLAALQATGKPIVDIHLEDPLDLGQEFFRWEMAAATAGAIIGINPFDQPNVQESKDNTNRLLANVEQGGKLPEESPTVVEGPLTFYAREVECSASDVLRRFFQQAHVGDYVALLAYLTEEPDIEHRLQSIRRLLRDRLHVATTVGYGPRYLHSTGQFHKGGPNTGLFLLITADETVDAPIPDRSYTFGVFKRAQALGDLESLHKHGRRVLRVHIGEEVTAGLIILGQTLDSALASPVQESVVH; encoded by the coding sequence ATGACTAATCCCTTACTACATCTTCAGACATTTGGACAGAGCATCTGGTTGGACTTCATTCGACGCGGCATGCTGCTCTCGGGCGAAATGCAGCGGTTGAGGGATGTCTGCGGCGTTCGAGGAGTCACGTCCAACCCTTCCATTTTTGAAAAAGCTATCGGGGGGAGTCGTGACTACGACGACAGAATTCGCGCCCTCACGCTGAAGGGCAAAGCCTCCCGGGAGATTTATGAGGATCTGACGCTCGACGATGTGCAACACACTGCCGACCTGTTCAGACAAGTCTATGACCAGACGGAGGGAAGAGACGGTTTCGTAAGCCTGGAGGTCTCTCCGGACCTCGCTGATGATGCGACAGGAACCGTGGAGGAAGCGCGTCGCCTTTGGCAACTTCTCAATCGACCGAATGTCATGATTAAGGTCCCAGGAACGAGCGAGGGGATCATTGCCATCCGCCAGCTCACAGCAGAGGGTATCAACGTCAACATTACCCTGCTGTTCGGCCTCTCCCGCTATCGCGAGGTCTGCGAAGCCTACCTTGAGGGACTGGCCGCCCGCATGGCGAAAGGGACTCCGCTCGGCCCTGTGTCGTCGGTGGCGAGCTTTTTCCTCAGTAGAATTGACATCCTTGTGGATTCCTTATTGGACCAATACCGGCAGGAGAGGAATACCGACAAGTCTTATCATGATCTCCTAGGACAGACGGCGATTGCCTGCGCGAAGGCCGCGTACGGGATCTACAACGAGATCTTTCATGGCGACCGGTTCCGTCCACTGGCTGTTCAAGGGGCAAGACCGCAGCGACTGCTCTGGGCCAGCACGAGCACCAAGAATCCGAGGGAAAGCGACGTGAAGTATGTGGAGGCATTGATCGGTCGGGATACAGTGAACACACTGACGCTGGAGACATTGCATGCCTATCGGAACCACGGCCGGCCGTCGGCTCGATTGAAAGAAGGCATAGCGGAGGCGCGTGAGGTGCTCGATCGGCTCCGTGAGATCGGGATCGATCTGGAGAAGGTGAGCGACCAACTCGAAGAGGACGGCATCCGGAAATTCATCATGGCGTTCGATGGTCTCATGGAAAGCATCGAACGAAAGCGCATGGCGACATTGAAGGAGCCGCTGGATCGGCAAACACTGATGCTTCCGGAATACGACTCATTCGTTCAGGATCGGCTCAACGCACTAGAGCGCAATCGGTTCGCCGCGCGCTGCTGGCGGAAAGAGGCGGGTTTGTGGAAAACGGACGCACACCATCAGGAGGTGATCCGGCACTCTTTAGGATGGCTGCATGTCGCAGAGAAAATGGAAGACCATCTGGACGATCTCTCCGCGTTCGCCGAAGAAATCTGTCTCGCCGGGTTTCGACGCGTCGTTCACATGGGGATGGGAGGCAGCAGTTTGGCACCGCTGGTCTTCCAGCGAACCTGCCCACTGGGGGCAGACGGGCTCCCGTTGACGGTGTTGGATACGACCGATCCCGCGACAATTCTCAAGATCGAACAAGAGGGGCCTTTGGCCGATACCCTGTTTATTGTCGCGACGAAATCCGGGACAACCGCCGAGCCCTTGGCGTTCGGGGACTATTTTTTCGCCAAGATGAAGAAGATCAAGGGCCTTCAAGCAGGAGACAATTTTGTCGCGATCACGGATCCGGACACGCCGTTGGTCAAGCAGGCTGAAGAACGGAGGTTCAGGAGAGTCTTTCTGAATTTTCCCGATACCGGCGGTCGATATTCTGCTCTGTCATATTTCGGCCTTGTGCCAGCGGCATTGATGGGCATCAATGTATCCGAATTGCTGGTGCGGGCCCTTCGGATGGCGCATGCCAACACGACCTGCCTGTCGATCAAAGAAACTCCGGGAATCGTCCTAGGCGCGGTGCTGGGAGAATTGGCTCTGCATCACCGCGACAAGGTTACGCTCCTGACCTCGGCTTCGCTTCGGGCCCTGGGGCTCTGGCTGGAACAACTGCTGGCTGAAAGCACCGGCAAGGAGGGTACTGGGTTGCTGCCGGTCGCGGACGAAGCCTGCGGGGAATCATTCGTCTACGGGGAGGATCGGCTGTTTGTCTCTATCCGAACGCAGGACGAACATGACGAGTCGCTGGATCGGAGCCTCGCGGCTCTACAAGCGACAGGGAAACCGATCGTGGACATTCACCTTGAAGATCCGCTCGATCTTGGACAGGAGTTCTTCCGTTGGGAAATGGCCGCAGCGACTGCTGGGGCGATCATAGGGATTAACCCATTCGATCAGCCGAATGTGCAGGAAAGCAAGGATAACACCAACCGCTTGCTTGCGAACGTCGAACAGGGAGGGAAATTGCCTGAAGAATCCCCGACGGTCGTGGAAGGACCCTTGACGTTCTATGCTCGGGAAGTCGAGTGTTCCGCATCGGATGTGCTGCGACGGTTTTTTCAGCAAGCCCACGTCGGGGATTATGTGGCGTTGCTGGCCTATCTCACGGAAGAACCGGACATCGAGCACCGGCTTCAATCGATCCGGAGGTTGCTGCGCGATCGGTTGCATGTCGCCACCACGGTCGGTTACGGGCCTCGCTACCTCCATTCCACCGGACAATTCCATAAAGGTGGTCCCAATACGGGCCTCTTCCTGCTGATCACTGCCGACGAGACAGTCGATGCGCCGATTCCCGACCGATCTTACACCTTCGGCGTCTTCAAACGCGCCCAGGCGCTCGGCGACCTCGAATCGCTGCACAAACACGGCAGACGAGTGCTGCGGGTCCATATAGGCGAAGAGGTCACAGCCGGCTTGATAATACTGGGCCAGACACTGGATTCCGCTCTTGCTTCACCGGTCCAGGAATCTGTCGTCCATTGA